One Thermococcus sp. DNA segment encodes these proteins:
- a CDS encoding CBS domain-containing protein translates to MRVKTLMTKDPVVIQLPATRDYALELFKKHNVRSFPVVNKEGKLVGIISIKNVLINPDEDQLAMLVKRDVPTVGANDDLKKAVRRMLESDYRRVVVVDDEGRPIGILTVGDIVRRYLSKNEKLKDVTIEPYYQRNVSVVWRGTPLKAALKALLLCNAMAIPVIDDDGNLIGMVDETDLLKDSEIVRVMKQSALSASSEEDWILESNPTLLFEKAELQLPKKPVEEIMNPNVVVATPHMSVYEVAQKMVKYEIEQLPVIKGEGELVGIVRDMDIIKVILNK, encoded by the coding sequence ATGAGGGTAAAGACCCTGATGACAAAGGACCCAGTGGTAATACAGTTGCCCGCAACCAGGGATTACGCTCTTGAGCTCTTCAAAAAGCACAACGTCCGTTCCTTTCCCGTTGTCAACAAGGAAGGGAAGCTCGTCGGGATAATAAGCATCAAAAACGTCCTTATAAACCCCGACGAGGACCAGCTGGCGATGCTAGTCAAGAGGGACGTTCCAACGGTGGGAGCCAACGACGACCTCAAGAAGGCAGTCAGGAGAATGCTTGAAAGCGACTACAGGCGCGTCGTGGTAGTTGATGACGAGGGCAGGCCTATTGGAATTCTGACGGTTGGAGACATTGTTAGGAGGTATCTTTCTAAGAACGAAAAGCTAAAGGACGTTACAATTGAGCCTTACTACCAGAGGAATGTTAGCGTCGTCTGGAGGGGAACCCCATTAAAGGCCGCCCTAAAGGCCCTTCTCCTGTGCAACGCCATGGCAATTCCTGTTATAGATGACGATGGAAACCTCATCGGAATGGTTGACGAGACTGACCTTTTAAAGGACAGCGAGATAGTGAGGGTAATGAAGCAGAGTGCACTGTCCGCTTCGAGCGAGGAGGACTGGATTCTTGAGAGCAACCCCACGCTGCTCTTCGAGAAGGCCGAGCTCCAGTTACCGAAGAAGCCGGTTGAGGAAATAATGAACCCTAACGTTGTCGTTGCAACTCCCCACATGAGCGTTTATGAAGTGGCTCAAAAGATGGTGAAGTACGAGATAGAGCAACTGCCGGTTATCAAGGGCGAGGGTGAGCTCGTTGGAATAGTCCGCGATATGGACATAATCAAGGTTATCCTCAACAAGTGA